One genomic region from Jiangella sp. DSM 45060 encodes:
- a CDS encoding helix-turn-helix domain-containing protein, with product MTTNGPEAPLGEVRFLTVAEVATAMRVSKMTVYRLVHAGTLPAVQVGRSFRIPESAVHEYLRDSYVRGMEAG from the coding sequence ATGACGACCAACGGGCCCGAAGCACCACTCGGAGAGGTGCGATTCCTCACTGTCGCCGAGGTGGCGACGGCGATGAGGGTGTCGAAGATGACGGTGTATCGCCTCGTCCACGCGGGCACGCTGCCGGCCGTGCAGGTGGGCCGGTCGTTCCGCATCCCTGAGAGCGCGGTGCACGAGTACCTGCGCGACTCCTACGTCCGGGGTATGGAAGCCGGCTGA
- a CDS encoding 30S ribosomal protein bS22, which translates to MGSVIKKRRKRMAKKKHRKLLRRTRVQRRRMGK; encoded by the coding sequence GTGGGCTCTGTGATCAAGAAGCGCCGCAAGCGGATGGCGAAGAAGAAGCACCGCAAGCTCCTGCGCAGGACGCGCGTGCAGCGTCGCCGCATGGGCAAGTAA
- a CDS encoding NAD-dependent epimerase/dehydratase family protein, protein MRADIRTSDIGRAIDRVAPDTVVHMNILATRADAGGRTPQKEINVIGTMQLLAACQRSRSVRKVVVKSSTTVYGSGPQSPALFAEDMVAGTHSRRGYEKDAGEVEAYVRGFSRRRPDVGVTILRFANVLGPQIRTGLSEYFVLPVVPVVLGRDPRFQLVHELDCVEALRVATVEHRPGIFNVAGDGFLVLSQALRRAGRPALPLPTLGSPLVGGVLKRSGVVDMDSALVRFLTFGRGVDTTRMRTQLKFDPVYDTVATFDAFADARTRGGLLDRDRIRAVEHTVRGVLTGEDARGR, encoded by the coding sequence GTGCGCGCCGACATCCGCACGTCCGACATCGGCCGGGCCATCGACCGGGTCGCGCCCGACACCGTCGTGCACATGAACATCCTCGCGACGCGCGCCGACGCCGGTGGGCGCACGCCGCAGAAGGAGATCAACGTCATCGGCACCATGCAGCTGCTGGCGGCGTGCCAGCGCTCGCGGTCGGTGCGCAAGGTGGTCGTGAAGTCGTCGACGACGGTGTACGGCTCGGGTCCGCAGTCGCCGGCGCTGTTCGCCGAGGACATGGTGGCGGGCACGCACTCGCGGCGCGGGTACGAGAAGGACGCCGGCGAGGTCGAGGCGTACGTGCGCGGGTTCTCCCGGCGCCGGCCCGACGTCGGCGTCACCATCCTGCGGTTCGCGAACGTGCTGGGCCCGCAGATCCGCACCGGCCTGTCCGAGTACTTCGTGCTGCCGGTGGTGCCCGTGGTGCTGGGCCGCGATCCGCGGTTCCAGCTGGTGCACGAGCTCGACTGCGTCGAGGCGCTGCGGGTGGCCACGGTCGAGCACCGGCCGGGCATCTTCAACGTGGCCGGCGACGGCTTCCTGGTGCTGAGCCAGGCGCTGCGGCGGGCCGGCCGGCCCGCGCTGCCGCTGCCCACGCTGGGCTCACCGCTGGTCGGCGGGGTCCTCAAACGCAGCGGCGTCGTCGACATGGACTCCGCGCTGGTGCGATTCCTCACCTTCGGCCGCGGCGTCGACACCACCCGCATGCGCACCCAGCTGAAGTTCGACCCCGTCTACGACACGGTCGCGACGTTCGACGCCTTCGCCGACGCGCGCACCCGCGGCGGGCTGCTCGACCGCGACCGCATCCGCGCCGTCGAGCACACCGTCCGCGGCGTCCTGACGGGGGAGGACGCTCGTGGCCGATAG
- a CDS encoding lysophospholipid acyltransferase family protein, whose protein sequence is MRDRLGIDGERLDHLVAFAGRRLTGEFEVDPFGFDPELTETVLLPALRPLYKHWFRVEVRGIENIPETGAALVAANHSGTLPVDSLMTQLAVHDTHPKARYLRALGATLVFQLPVVADLARKSGTTLACTEDVEALLGSGELVGVWPEGFKGVGKPFSQRYKLQRFGRGGFVSAALRTKAPIIPCSIVGAEEIYPMIGNAESLARLLGLPYFPLTPTFPWLGALGLVPLPSKWIIEFGEPIRTDDYPPGAADDPMVVFELTDQVRDTIQATLTELLELRGPAFG, encoded by the coding sequence CTGCGCGACCGCCTGGGCATCGACGGCGAACGCCTGGACCACCTGGTCGCGTTCGCCGGGCGCCGGCTGACCGGCGAGTTCGAGGTCGACCCGTTCGGCTTCGACCCCGAGCTGACCGAGACCGTGCTGCTGCCCGCGCTGCGGCCGTTGTACAAGCACTGGTTCCGGGTCGAGGTGCGCGGCATCGAGAACATCCCGGAGACCGGCGCGGCGCTGGTCGCGGCCAACCACTCCGGTACGTTGCCGGTCGACTCCTTGATGACCCAGCTGGCCGTGCACGACACCCACCCGAAGGCCCGGTACCTGCGCGCGCTCGGCGCCACGCTGGTGTTCCAGCTGCCGGTCGTGGCCGACCTCGCCCGCAAGAGCGGCACCACCCTCGCCTGCACCGAGGACGTCGAGGCGCTGCTGGGCAGCGGCGAGCTGGTCGGCGTCTGGCCCGAGGGCTTCAAGGGCGTCGGCAAACCGTTCTCGCAGCGCTACAAGTTGCAGCGGTTCGGCCGCGGCGGGTTCGTGTCCGCGGCGCTGCGCACCAAGGCGCCGATCATCCCGTGCTCGATCGTCGGGGCCGAGGAGATCTACCCGATGATCGGCAACGCCGAGTCGCTGGCCCGGCTGCTCGGCCTGCCGTACTTCCCGCTGACGCCGACGTTCCCCTGGCTCGGCGCGCTCGGGCTGGTGCCGCTGCCGTCGAAGTGGATCATCGAGTTCGGCGAGCCCATCCGCACCGACGACTACCCGCCCGGCGCCGCCGACGACCCCATGGTGGTGTTCGAGCTGACCGACCAGGTGCGCGACACCATCCAGGCGACGCTCACCGAGCTGCTCGAGTTGCGCGGTCCCGCGTTCGGGTGA
- a CDS encoding HAD family phosphatase: MRLRRERTGAASERARADVAASAAEAIAGIELPSDARAAAFFDLDNTVLRGASIFYLARGMHQRGLLRTSDILRFGRQQLQFALGAEDPDHILEARAAALSFIAGRSVEELSRVGEEIFEELMADKIWPGTQAIAQLHIDQGQRVWLVTAAPVEVATIIARRLGLTGALGTVAEHVGGTYTGRLVGDLLHGADKAAAVRSLAEREDLDLSRCSAYSDSANDIPMLSLVGFPCAVNPDRKLRRHARKHDWRIRDYRARRRNTTLGIAAGTGAVAGAAVGIVAARKRR, translated from the coding sequence ATGCGCTTGCGCAGGGAACGGACCGGGGCCGCGTCGGAACGGGCGCGGGCCGACGTCGCCGCCAGCGCCGCCGAGGCGATCGCCGGCATCGAGCTGCCGTCCGACGCGCGCGCCGCCGCCTTCTTCGATCTCGACAACACCGTCCTGCGCGGCGCCTCGATCTTCTACCTGGCCCGCGGCATGCACCAGCGCGGGCTGCTGCGCACCAGCGACATCCTCCGGTTCGGACGGCAGCAGCTGCAGTTCGCGCTCGGCGCCGAGGACCCCGACCACATCCTCGAGGCACGGGCGGCGGCGCTGTCGTTCATCGCCGGCCGGTCGGTCGAGGAGCTGTCCCGCGTCGGCGAGGAGATCTTCGAGGAGCTGATGGCCGACAAGATCTGGCCCGGCACCCAGGCGATCGCGCAGCTGCACATCGACCAGGGCCAGCGGGTGTGGCTGGTGACGGCGGCGCCGGTCGAGGTGGCGACGATCATCGCCCGGCGGCTCGGCCTCACCGGCGCCCTGGGCACCGTCGCCGAGCACGTCGGCGGCACCTACACCGGCCGGCTGGTCGGCGACCTCCTGCACGGCGCCGACAAGGCGGCCGCCGTCAGGTCGCTGGCCGAGCGCGAGGACCTCGACCTGAGCCGGTGCTCCGCCTACAGCGACTCCGCGAACGACATCCCCATGCTCTCGCTGGTCGGCTTCCCGTGCGCGGTGAACCCGGACCGCAAGCTGCGCCGGCACGCCCGCAAGCACGACTGGCGCATCCGCGATTACCGCGCCCGGCGCCGCAACACCACGCTGGGCATCGCGGCCGGCACCGGCGCCGTCGCAGGAGCCGCCGTCGGCATCGTCGCCGCCCGCAAACGCCGCTGA
- a CDS encoding glutaredoxin family protein, translating into MSEPPRVLLLGRPGCHLCDEARTVVDAVCAELGVGWEERSIVGDPELERRYGEQIPVTFVDGAQHDFWRVDADRLRRALTGGL; encoded by the coding sequence ATGAGCGAACCGCCGCGGGTGCTGCTGCTCGGCCGACCGGGCTGCCACCTGTGTGACGAGGCTCGCACCGTCGTCGACGCGGTCTGTGCCGAGCTGGGTGTCGGCTGGGAGGAGCGCAGCATCGTCGGGGACCCCGAGCTGGAGCGGCGCTACGGCGAGCAGATCCCCGTGACGTTCGTCGACGGTGCTCAGCACGACTTCTGGCGGGTCGACGCCGACCGGCTCCGACGCGCTCTCACCGGCGGGTTATAG
- a CDS encoding redox-sensing transcriptional repressor Rex: protein MTRNSRPSSAPTPAAASQRGVPEATVARLPLYLRALTTLAERGVATVSSEELAASAGVNSAKLRKDLSYLGSYGTRGVGYEVDFLRHQITREIGLTQDWAVVIVGIGNLGHALANYGGFASRGFRIAALVDADPTRLGEEVAGLNVRHADELEQIVDDLGIAIGVVATPARAAQLVCDRLVAAGVTSILNFAPAIVQVPEGVDLRKVDLSTELQILAYHEQRKNGAALALTAEQAAELAEAVNG, encoded by the coding sequence GTGACCCGAAACAGCCGTCCGTCGTCCGCACCGACACCAGCCGCGGCGTCGCAGCGCGGTGTGCCGGAGGCGACGGTCGCGCGGTTGCCCCTCTACCTGCGGGCGCTCACCACCCTGGCCGAGCGGGGCGTAGCGACGGTGTCGTCCGAGGAACTGGCGGCGTCTGCCGGGGTCAACTCCGCCAAGCTGCGCAAGGACCTCTCCTACCTGGGCTCCTACGGCACCCGCGGCGTCGGCTACGAGGTCGACTTCCTGCGCCACCAGATCACCCGCGAGATCGGCCTCACCCAGGACTGGGCCGTCGTCATCGTCGGCATCGGCAACCTCGGCCACGCCCTGGCCAACTACGGCGGGTTCGCGTCCCGCGGCTTCCGCATCGCCGCGCTGGTCGACGCCGATCCCACCCGGCTCGGCGAGGAGGTGGCCGGCCTCAACGTCCGGCACGCCGACGAGCTCGAGCAGATCGTCGACGACCTCGGCATCGCCATCGGCGTCGTCGCCACCCCGGCTCGGGCCGCGCAGCTGGTCTGCGACCGCCTCGTCGCGGCCGGCGTCACCAGCATCCTGAACTTCGCGCCGGCCATCGTGCAGGTGCCCGAAGGCGTCGACCTCCGCAAGGTCGACCTCTCCACCGAACTGCAGATCCTCGCCTACCACGAACAGCGCAAGAACGGCGCCGCGCTGGCCCTGACCGCCGAGCAGGCGGCCGAGCTGGCCGAGGCGGTGAACGGATGA
- a CDS encoding glutamyl-tRNA reductase, translated as MSVLAIGVSHRSAPVEVLESVALDRPAVGKLLDEVPSSHQIAEAVVVATCNRLELYLDTATFHGGVEEASALLSQHTGAPIELLTPYLYVHYGDRAVSHLFHVVSGLDSMVVGETQILGQVRDAFRLAQTSGATGRVLTELFQTALRVGKRAHAETGIDAAGRSLVTLGLARVLPAVAAEGWSSGRVGGASWRELLTGTSALVLGAGSMAALAAATLQREGVDVVVANRTQENGVRMAEAVGGRAVPMTALPQVLREVDLVISCTGAAGVVLPFEAVEAAVAGRGGRTLGIVDLALPRDVDAGVAELPGVVLADLARLSEAADDDVADASTMAGDVSAVRSIVTDEVAAFATAQRAAQVAPTVVALRSMADDVVDAELTRMAGRLPDLDERTRAEIARTVRRVVEKLLHQPTVRVKELAAQPDGASYEAALRELFALDRRSIDAVAKPDGTVST; from the coding sequence ATGAGCGTGCTGGCCATCGGTGTCTCGCACCGTAGCGCGCCGGTCGAGGTGCTGGAGTCCGTCGCGCTCGACCGCCCCGCGGTCGGAAAGCTGCTCGACGAGGTGCCGTCGTCGCACCAGATCGCCGAGGCCGTCGTCGTCGCCACCTGCAACCGCCTCGAGCTGTACCTCGACACCGCCACCTTCCACGGCGGCGTCGAAGAGGCGAGCGCCCTGCTGTCGCAGCACACCGGCGCGCCGATCGAGCTGCTCACCCCGTACCTCTACGTGCACTACGGCGACCGCGCGGTGTCGCACCTGTTCCACGTGGTCAGCGGCCTCGACTCCATGGTGGTCGGCGAGACGCAGATCCTCGGCCAGGTGCGCGACGCGTTCCGGCTCGCGCAGACCTCCGGCGCCACCGGCCGGGTGCTGACAGAGCTGTTCCAGACGGCGCTGCGGGTCGGCAAGCGGGCGCACGCCGAGACCGGCATCGACGCCGCCGGCCGCTCGCTGGTGACGCTCGGGCTGGCCCGGGTGCTGCCGGCGGTCGCCGCCGAGGGCTGGTCGTCCGGCCGGGTCGGCGGCGCGTCCTGGCGCGAGCTGCTGACGGGCACGTCCGCGCTGGTCCTCGGCGCCGGGTCGATGGCGGCGCTGGCCGCGGCCACGCTGCAGCGCGAGGGCGTCGACGTCGTCGTCGCCAACCGCACGCAGGAGAACGGCGTCCGGATGGCCGAGGCGGTCGGCGGCCGGGCCGTGCCGATGACGGCGCTGCCGCAGGTGCTGCGCGAGGTCGACCTCGTCATCTCGTGCACCGGCGCGGCCGGCGTCGTGCTGCCGTTCGAGGCCGTCGAGGCGGCGGTCGCGGGCCGCGGCGGGCGCACGCTTGGCATCGTCGACCTCGCCCTGCCGCGCGATGTCGACGCCGGCGTGGCCGAGCTGCCCGGCGTCGTGCTGGCCGACCTCGCCCGGCTCAGCGAGGCCGCCGACGACGACGTCGCCGACGCCAGCACCATGGCCGGCGACGTCTCCGCCGTCCGTTCGATCGTCACCGACGAGGTGGCCGCGTTCGCCACCGCCCAGCGCGCCGCCCAGGTGGCGCCCACCGTCGTCGCGCTGCGCAGCATGGCCGACGACGTCGTCGACGCCGAACTCACCCGCATGGCCGGCCGGCTGCCCGACCTCGACGAGCGCACCCGCGCCGAGATCGCCCGCACCGTCCGCCGGGTGGTCGAGAAGCTGCTGCACCAGCCGACGGTGCGGGTCAAGGAGCTGGCCGCGCAGCCCGACGGCGCGTCCTACGAGGCCGCGCTGCGCGAGCTGTTCGCGCTGGACCGCCGGTCCATCGACGCCGTCGCCAAGCCTGACGGGACGGTGTCCACATGA
- the hemC gene encoding hydroxymethylbilane synthase: MTTTPLRLGTRRSALAMAQARYVAGRLDALGHDVELVEITTKGDVSTAPLDRIGGTGVFVAALREALLDGRVDLAVHSLKDLPTAPADGLVLAAVPEREDPRDVLCARDGLKLSDLPVGARVGTGSPRREAQLRALGLGIEIVGLRGNVDTRLGKVTDGVLDAVVLARAGLSRLGRLDSVTEVLDPMQVLPAPGQGALGIECRTADTALVEALGALDDPAARAAVTAERTLLAVLEAGCTAPVGAYAEAAEGDSGLELYVRAVVAARDGSVSIRKSATGSLGGAEQIGRDLAHELLADGAGAVVDAAGAASKEE, encoded by the coding sequence ATGACGACGACTCCGCTGCGGCTGGGCACCCGCCGCAGCGCCCTCGCGATGGCCCAGGCCCGGTACGTGGCCGGCCGCCTCGACGCGCTCGGGCACGACGTCGAGCTGGTCGAGATCACCACCAAGGGTGACGTGTCGACGGCGCCGCTCGACCGCATCGGCGGCACCGGGGTGTTCGTCGCCGCGCTGCGCGAGGCGCTGCTCGACGGCCGCGTCGACCTCGCCGTCCACTCGCTCAAGGACCTCCCGACGGCGCCGGCCGACGGCCTCGTGCTGGCGGCGGTCCCGGAGCGCGAGGACCCCCGCGACGTTCTCTGCGCCCGCGACGGCCTCAAGCTGTCCGACCTCCCCGTCGGAGCGCGCGTCGGCACCGGGTCACCGCGGCGCGAGGCGCAGCTGCGCGCGCTCGGGCTGGGCATCGAGATCGTCGGCCTGCGCGGCAACGTCGACACCCGCCTGGGCAAGGTCACCGACGGCGTGCTCGACGCCGTCGTGCTGGCCCGGGCCGGGCTGTCGCGGCTGGGCCGGCTCGACTCCGTCACCGAGGTGCTCGACCCGATGCAGGTATTGCCGGCGCCGGGTCAGGGCGCGCTCGGCATCGAGTGCCGCACCGCCGACACCGCCCTGGTCGAGGCGCTGGGCGCGCTCGACGACCCCGCTGCCAGGGCGGCGGTCACCGCAGAACGGACCCTCCTCGCCGTGCTCGAGGCCGGTTGTACGGCGCCCGTGGGCGCCTACGCCGAGGCGGCAGAGGGAGATAGTGGCCTCGAGCTGTACGTCCGGGCCGTCGTGGCAGCACGCGACGGCTCAGTGAGTATCCGCAAGTCAGCCACCGGATCCCTCGGGGGGGCGGAGCAGATCGGGCGCGACCTCGCGCACGAGCTTCTCGCCGACGGGGCCGGGGCAGTCGTCGACGCCGCTGGTGCGGCGTCGAAGGAGGAATAG
- a CDS encoding bifunctional uroporphyrinogen-III C-methyltransferase/uroporphyrinogen-III synthase, translating to MRRRRRNRVVTTPRGAQKRAAEGGVAFVGAGPGDPGLLTLRAVEVLGGADVVVIDEPAHRSMLAYAPGIVEIVDVSVDDEGVTLTASARGRRVVQAAKGGRRVVRLLGGDPFTHATGADEALACAKAGIAFEVVAGVATATSVAAHAGIPLVTGRRRSVEIFDVGGKIDLRSCTADTVLLTGVTEQLGLLADALVDAGRVPSTPMAVVTSGSTVEQQTVVSTLGAIVADVRAAKIEGPFVVIVGDTIEHRDSLSWFETKALFGWRVLVPRTKEQAGVLSTALRRSGAVPEEVPTISVEPPRNPQQIDKAVRGMVEGRYEWIAFTSVNALRAVKEKLTAYGLDARALSGLKVAAVGEKTAEALRSWGIEPDLVPSGEQSAVGLLNDWPPYDEVLDPINRVFLPRADIATETLAAGLTDMGWEVDDVTAYRTVRAAPPPAETRDAIKTGKFDAVAFTSSSTVRNLVGIAGKPHSSTVVACIGPATAKTAEEHGLRVDVLAPEPSIEALADALAQFGLTRRLAMVEAGEPVLKPSQRRRASARRKSAQ from the coding sequence GTGCGGCGTCGAAGGAGGAATAGAGTCGTGACCACTCCGCGAGGCGCGCAGAAGCGCGCCGCAGAAGGTGGCGTCGCATTCGTCGGCGCCGGTCCCGGCGATCCGGGGCTGCTCACCCTACGGGCGGTCGAGGTGCTCGGTGGGGCCGACGTCGTCGTCATCGACGAGCCGGCGCACCGTTCGATGCTCGCTTACGCTCCCGGCATCGTCGAGATCGTCGACGTCAGCGTCGACGACGAAGGCGTCACCCTGACGGCGTCCGCGCGCGGGCGCCGTGTCGTCCAGGCCGCCAAGGGGGGCCGGCGGGTCGTCCGCCTCCTCGGCGGTGACCCGTTCACCCATGCCACCGGCGCCGACGAAGCGCTCGCGTGCGCCAAGGCCGGCATCGCGTTCGAGGTGGTCGCGGGCGTTGCCACGGCCACGTCCGTCGCGGCCCACGCCGGCATCCCGCTGGTCACCGGCCGTCGCCGCAGCGTCGAGATCTTCGACGTCGGCGGCAAGATCGACCTGCGGTCCTGTACGGCCGACACCGTCCTGCTGACCGGCGTCACCGAGCAGCTCGGCCTGCTCGCCGACGCGCTGGTCGACGCCGGCCGGGTGCCGTCCACGCCGATGGCCGTCGTGACGTCCGGCAGCACCGTCGAGCAGCAGACCGTCGTGTCGACGCTCGGCGCCATCGTGGCCGACGTCCGCGCGGCCAAGATCGAGGGCCCGTTCGTCGTCATCGTCGGCGACACCATCGAGCACCGCGACTCCCTGTCGTGGTTCGAGACGAAGGCGCTGTTCGGCTGGCGCGTCCTGGTGCCGCGCACCAAGGAGCAGGCCGGGGTGCTGTCGACGGCGCTGCGCCGCTCCGGCGCGGTCCCCGAGGAGGTCCCGACGATCTCCGTCGAGCCGCCGCGCAACCCGCAGCAGATCGACAAGGCCGTCCGCGGCATGGTCGAGGGCCGCTACGAGTGGATCGCGTTCACCTCGGTCAACGCGTTGCGCGCGGTCAAGGAGAAGCTGACGGCGTACGGCCTCGACGCTCGCGCGCTGTCCGGCCTCAAGGTCGCCGCCGTGGGTGAGAAGACGGCCGAGGCGCTGCGCTCGTGGGGCATCGAGCCCGATCTCGTCCCGTCCGGCGAGCAGTCCGCGGTCGGCCTGCTGAACGACTGGCCGCCGTACGACGAGGTGCTCGACCCGATCAACCGAGTGTTCCTGCCGCGCGCCGACATCGCGACGGAGACGCTGGCCGCCGGCCTGACGGACATGGGCTGGGAGGTCGACGACGTCACCGCGTACCGCACGGTGCGCGCGGCGCCGCCGCCGGCCGAGACCCGCGACGCCATCAAGACCGGCAAGTTCGACGCGGTCGCGTTCACGTCGTCGTCGACGGTGCGCAACCTCGTCGGCATCGCCGGCAAGCCGCATTCGTCCACCGTCGTGGCCTGCATCGGCCCGGCGACGGCGAAGACCGCCGAGGAGCACGGCCTGCGGGTCGACGTCCTGGCGCCCGAGCCGTCCATCGAGGCGCTGGCCGACGCGCTGGCGCAGTTCGGCCTGACTCGCCGGCTGGCGATGGTCGAGGCCGGCGAGCCGGTGCTGAAGCCGTCGCAGCGGCGCCGGGCCTCCGCCCGTCGCAAGAGCGCCCAGTAG
- the hemB gene encoding porphobilinogen synthase, with protein MGYPQIRPRRLRTTPAMRRLVAETSLEPRHLVLPMFVREGATEPRPISSMPGVVQHTMESLRKASLEAAEAGVGGLMLFAIPERKDAVGSGGVDPKGPLNAAIREVVAEVGDATVVMADLCIDEFTDHGHCGVLAPDGSVDNDATLEVYGRMAVAQAEAGVHVVGPSGMMDGQVGAARAALDAAGHTDVAILAYAAKYASAFFGPFREAVESSLTGDRMTYQQDPANGLEALRETALDVDEGADMVMVKPAMSYLDVLARVRDLVDVPVAAYQISGEYAMIQAAAERGWIDRDRAVMEALTSIRRAGADIVLSYWAVEAAHWLRAAR; from the coding sequence ATGGGCTACCCGCAGATCCGGCCGCGCCGGCTGCGCACCACGCCGGCCATGCGCCGGCTCGTCGCCGAGACGTCGCTGGAGCCGCGCCACCTGGTGCTGCCGATGTTCGTCCGCGAGGGCGCCACCGAGCCGCGGCCGATCTCGTCCATGCCGGGCGTCGTGCAGCACACCATGGAGTCGCTGCGCAAGGCCTCGCTGGAGGCGGCCGAGGCCGGGGTCGGCGGGCTGATGCTGTTCGCGATCCCAGAGCGGAAGGACGCCGTCGGCTCCGGCGGCGTCGACCCGAAGGGCCCGCTCAACGCGGCGATCCGCGAGGTCGTCGCCGAGGTGGGCGACGCGACCGTCGTCATGGCCGACCTCTGCATCGACGAGTTCACCGACCACGGCCACTGCGGCGTGCTGGCGCCCGACGGCTCCGTCGACAACGACGCGACGCTCGAGGTGTACGGCCGCATGGCCGTCGCCCAGGCTGAGGCCGGCGTGCACGTCGTCGGGCCGAGCGGCATGATGGACGGCCAGGTCGGCGCCGCCCGTGCGGCGCTCGACGCGGCCGGGCACACCGACGTCGCGATCCTGGCCTACGCCGCCAAGTACGCGTCCGCCTTCTTCGGCCCGTTCCGCGAGGCCGTCGAGTCGTCGCTGACCGGCGACCGCATGACGTACCAGCAGGATCCCGCGAACGGGCTGGAGGCGTTGCGCGAGACCGCCCTCGACGTCGACGAGGGCGCCGACATGGTCATGGTCAAGCCGGCCATGTCCTATCTCGACGTGCTCGCCCGGGTCCGTGACCTCGTCGACGTCCCGGTCGCGGCCTACCAGATCTCCGGCGAGTACGCGATGATCCAGGCCGCCGCCGAGCGCGGCTGGATCGACCGCGACCGCGCCGTCATGGAAGCGCTGACGTCCATCCGCCGGGCCGGCGCGGACATCGTGCTCTCCTACTGGGCGGTCGAGGCCGCCCACTGGCTGCGCGCCGCTCGCTGA
- a CDS encoding sodium-dependent transporter, with protein MHREREQWGSRAGFLLAAIGSAVGLGNIWRFPYVAYDNGGGAFLLPYLVALLTAGIPLLVLEYAIGHRYHGSPPLAFRRIHKRAGVLGWWQVAICVVIAAYYAVIIAWAARYIGFSVGQDWGDDPEAFLLGEFLEVGEPGAITSYVSGVFWPLVAVWAFVLVVLALGVRRGIERANRVFIPLLVVLFLILVGRALFLDGAALGLDALFSPDWDAITDGSVWVAAYGQIFFSLSVGFGIMITYASHLHRRSDLTGSALVAGFANSSFEILAGIGVFATLGFMAASSGVAVDEVAQSGVGLAFIAFPQIISTLTSGAGLFGVLFFASLVIAGVTSLISIVQVVVSATQDRTGMRRVPAVLTVGGGIALISILIFPTAQGLHYLDVADHFINQYGIVLAAFVVVVVVAWGLRLLPSLRAHANLTSTVRLGVWWQVALGVVTPVMLGWMLWDSLRQEFDENYAGYSDGFLLAVGWGVAIGAVVVGVLLSLFPWRGRDTFVPAELETVGGGERA; from the coding sequence GTGCATCGCGAACGGGAGCAGTGGGGCAGCCGGGCCGGCTTCCTGCTGGCGGCCATCGGCTCGGCCGTCGGCCTGGGCAACATCTGGCGGTTCCCCTACGTCGCCTACGACAACGGCGGTGGCGCGTTCCTGCTGCCCTACTTGGTGGCGCTGCTCACCGCGGGCATTCCGCTGTTGGTGCTCGAGTACGCCATCGGCCACCGCTACCACGGCTCGCCGCCGCTGGCGTTCCGGCGCATCCACAAGCGGGCCGGCGTGCTCGGCTGGTGGCAGGTCGCCATCTGCGTGGTCATCGCCGCCTACTACGCCGTCATCATCGCCTGGGCGGCCCGCTACATCGGGTTCTCGGTCGGCCAGGACTGGGGCGACGACCCCGAGGCGTTCCTGCTGGGCGAGTTCCTCGAGGTCGGCGAGCCGGGCGCCATCACGTCGTACGTGTCCGGCGTGTTCTGGCCGCTCGTCGCGGTCTGGGCGTTCGTGCTGGTCGTGCTGGCGCTCGGGGTGCGGCGCGGCATCGAGCGGGCCAACCGCGTGTTCATCCCGCTGCTGGTCGTGTTGTTCCTCATCCTGGTCGGCCGGGCGCTCTTCCTCGACGGCGCCGCGCTGGGCCTCGACGCGCTGTTCTCGCCCGACTGGGACGCCATCACCGACGGCAGCGTGTGGGTGGCCGCATACGGGCAGATCTTCTTCTCGCTGTCGGTCGGCTTCGGCATCATGATCACCTACGCCTCGCACCTGCACCGCCGGTCCGACCTCACCGGGTCGGCGCTGGTGGCGGGCTTCGCGAACAGCTCGTTCGAGATCCTGGCCGGCATCGGTGTCTTCGCCACGCTGGGCTTCATGGCCGCCTCGTCCGGGGTCGCCGTCGACGAGGTGGCGCAGTCGGGCGTGGGCCTCGCGTTCATCGCCTTCCCGCAGATCATCTCGACCCTCACCAGCGGCGCCGGGCTGTTCGGCGTGTTGTTCTTCGCCTCGCTGGTCATCGCCGGCGTCACGTCGCTCATCAGCATCGTGCAGGTGGTGGTGTCGGCCACCCAGGACCGCACCGGCATGCGCCGCGTCCCCGCGGTCCTGACGGTCGGCGGCGGCATCGCGCTGATCTCGATCCTGATCTTCCCGACCGCGCAGGGCCTGCACTACCTCGACGTCGCCGACCACTTCATCAACCAGTACGGCATCGTCCTCGCCGCGTTCGTCGTCGTGGTGGTCGTGGCGTGGGGCCTGCGGCTGCTGCCGTCGCTGCGGGCGCACGCGAACCTCACGTCCACGGTCCGGCTCGGCGTGTGGTGGCAGGTGGCGCTCGGCGTCGTCACCCCGGTCATGCTCGGCTGGATGCTCTGGGACAGCCTGCGCCAGGAGTTCGACGAGAACTACGCGGGCTACTCCGACGGCTTCCTGCTCGCGGTGGGCTGGGGCGTCGCCATCGGCGCCGTCGTGGTGGGCGTGCTGCTGTCGCTGTTCCCCTGGCGCGGGCGCGACACCTTCGTCCCGGCCGAACTCGAGACCGTCGGCGGAGGGGAGCGGGCATGA
- a CDS encoding methionine/alanine import family NSS transporter small subunit has translation MSAGAVVMLIVAIVIVWGGLLASLVHLRRHPDVGPPETD, from the coding sequence ATGAGCGCCGGAGCGGTCGTCATGCTGATCGTGGCCATCGTCATCGTCTGGGGCGGCCTGCTGGCCAGCCTCGTGCACCTGCGCCGGCACCCCGACGTCGGACCGCCCGAAACCGACTGA